One genomic window of Phoenix dactylifera cultivar Barhee BC4 chromosome 6, palm_55x_up_171113_PBpolish2nd_filt_p, whole genome shotgun sequence includes the following:
- the LOC103720216 gene encoding V-type proton ATPase subunit D-like: MSGQSQRLNVVPTVTMLGVMKARLVGATRGHALLKKKSDALTVQFRAILKKIVTTKESMGEIMRASSFALTEAKYVAGENIKHVVLESVKSASLRVRSRQENIAGVKLPRFEHFTDSGAGDTKADLTGLARGGQQIQACRAAHIKAIEVLVELASLQTSFLTLDEAIKTTNRRVNALENVVKPRLENTINYIRGELDELEREDFFRLKKIQGYKKREVERQLQAAKQFAEEQFAEKVSLKKGISINSAHNLLVAGAEKDADIIF; encoded by the coding sequence atgtccggcCAAAGCCAGCGACTGAATGTCGTTCCCACGGTGACGATGCTTGGGGTGATGAAGGCGCGCCTCGTGGGCGCTACCCGCGGCCATGCCCTCCTAAAGAAGAAGAGCGATGCCCTCACTGTCCAGTTTCGAGCAATCCTAAAGAAGATCGTCACTACCAAGGAATCGATGGGTGAAATCATGCGTGCCTCCTCCTTCGCCCTTACTGAGGCCAAGTACGTAGCTGGTGAGAACATCAAGCATGTTGTCCTCGAGTCGGTTAAGTCTGCCTCCCTCCGTGTGCGCTCCCGCCAGGAGAATATTGCCGGAGTCAAGCTCCCACGGTTCGAGCACTTCACTGACTCAGGTGCTGGCGATACCAAGGCTGACCTCACTGGACTTGCCCGTGGAGGCCAGCAGATCCAGGCTTGCCGTGCTGCACATATTAAGGCCATTGAGGTCCTTGTGGAGCTTGCCTCGCTCCAGACCTCTTTCCTCACCCTTGATGAAGCCATTAAGACCACGAACCGGAGAGTCAATGCCCTTGAGAATGTCGTCAAGCCGCGCCTGGAGAACACCATCAACTACATCCGGGGGGAGCTTGATGAACTTGAGCgagaggacttcttccggcTGAAGAAGATACAGGGGTACAAGAAGAGGGAGGTTGAGCGGCAGCTCCAGGCTGCGAAGCAGTTTGCTGAAGAGCAGTTTGCTGAGAAGGTCTCACTCAAGAAGGGTATCTCCATTAACTCTGCCCACAACTTGCTTGTTGCTGGGGCTGAGAAGGATGCGGATATTATCTTTTGA
- the LOC103720217 gene encoding cullin-3A-like, translating into MSAQKKRNFKIEAFKHRVEVDPKYAEKTWKILEHAIHEIYNHNASGLSFEELYRNAYNMVLHKYGEKLYSGLVTTMTWHLKEIAKSIEAAQGGLFLEELNRKWGDHNKALQMIRDILMYMDRTFVPSNRKTPVHELGLNLWKDNIIHSHKIQTRLLDTLLDLIHRERTGEVINRGLMRNITKMLMDLGSSVYQEDFERPFLEVSASFYSGESQQFIECCDCGDYLKKAERRLNEEMERVSHYLDAKSEAKITSVVEKEMIANHMQRLVHMENSGLVNMLVDDKYEDLSRMYNLFHRVPGGLLTIRDVMTSHLRETGKQLVSDPERLRDPVDFVQRLLDMKDKHDKIISIAFNNDKTFQNALNSSFEYFINLNNRSPEFISLYVDDKLRKGLKGVTEEDVEVVLDKVMMLFRYLQEKDVFEKYYKQHLAKRLLSGKTVSDDAERSMIVKLKTECGYQFTSKLEGMFTDMRTSQDTMQGFYASQYSETGDGPTLAVQVLTTGSWPTQPSAPCNLPAEILGVCEKFRAYYLGTHTGRRLTWQTNMGTADIKATFGKGQKHELNVSTYQMCVLMLFNSADRLSYREIEQATEIPASDLKRCLQSLACVKGKNVLRKEPMSKDIAEDDAFYFNDKFTSKFIKVKIGTVVAQKESEPEKHETRQRVEEDRKPQIEAAIVRIMKSRRVLDHNSIVTEVTTQLQSRFLPNPVVIKKRIESLIEREFLERDKADRKLYRYLA; encoded by the coding sequence GAATGCTTACAATATGGTGCTGCACAAATATGGAGAAAAGCTGTACTCTGGCCTTGTAACCACTATGACATGGCACCTAAAAGAAATAGCAAAATCAATAGAGGCTGCTCAGGGAGGTTTATTTTTAGAGGAGCTCAACAGAAAATGGGGGGATCACAACAAGGCCTTGCAGATGATTCGGGACATACTTATGTACATGGATAGGACATTTGTTCCGAGTAATCGCAAGACACCTGTTCACGAGCTTGGACTTAACCTGTGGAAGGATAACATCATTCACTCCCACAAGATCCAGACGAGGTTGCTTGACACACTCCTTGACCTCATACACAGAGAGCGGACAGGTGAAGTAATAAACCGGGGGTTGATGAGAAACATTACAAAGATGTTAATGGACCTGGGATCTTCGGTATATCAAGAAGATTTTGAGAGACCATTTTTAGAGGTCTCTGCTAGTTTTTACAGTGGTGAGTCCCAGCAATTCATCGAGTGCTGTGATTGTGGTGATTACCTTAAGAAAGCTGAGAGGCGGCTTAATGAAGAGATGGAGCGAGTTTCACACTACTTAGACGCTAAAAGCGAGGCAAAAATAACAAGTGTAGTGGAGAAAGAGATGATCGCTAACCACATGCAGAGGTTGGTCCACATGGAGAATTCTGGTCTTGTAAATATGCTTGTGGATGACAAGTATGAAGACTTAAGCAGAATGTACAACTTGTTTCACCGAGTTCCTGGAGGGCTTTTGACGATCAGAGATGTGATGACATCTCACCTTCGAGAAACTGGGAAACAGTTGGTAAGTGATCCAGAGAGATTGAGGGATCCTGTGGACTTTGTTCAACGCCTCTTGGATATGAAGGACAAACATGATAAGATCATCAGCATTGCGTTTAACAATGACAAGACCTTCCAGAATGCTTTGAACTCatcatttgaatattttattaatcTAAATAACAGGTCTCCTGAGTTTATATCCTTGTATGTTGATGATAAGCTTCGTAAAGGTCTCAAGGGGGTCACTGAAGAGGATGTAGAGGTGGTTTTGGACAAAGTGATGATGCTGTTTCGGTACCTGCAGGAGAAGGATGTCTTTGAGAAATATTACAAGCAGCACTTGGCAAAAAGACTTCTTTCTGGGAAGACTGTTTCTGATGATGCGGAAAGAAGTATGATAGTCAAGCTCAAGACTGAATGTGGGTATCAGTTCACATCTAAACTAGAAGGTATGTTTACAGATATGAGGACATCACAAGACACCATGCAAGGTTTCTATGCCAGTCAGTATTCTGAGACAGGAGATGGCCCTACTCTGGCTGTCCAAGTTCTCACCACTGGGTCTTGGCCGACGCAGCCCAGTGCCCCATGCAACCTTCCAGCAGAAATTCTTGGTGTGTGTGAGAAATTTCGTGCATATTATCTTGGAACTCATACCGGACGGAGATTGACATGGCAAACAAATATGGGAACAGCAGATATAAAAGCAACCTTTGGGAAGGGTCAGAAGCATGAGTTGAATGTTTCTACTTACCAAATGTGTGTCCTCATGTTGTTCAATTCTGCGGATCGTTTAAGCTATAGAGAAATTGAGCAGGCAACAGAAATACCGGCTTCTGATCTGAAGCGTTGTCTTCAGTCTCTTGCTTGTGTCAAGGGTAAAAATGTTCTCCGTAAGGAGCCCATGAGTAAGGACATTGCAGAGGATGATGCCTTCTACTTCAATGATAAGTTTACGAGCAAGTTTATCAAGGTGAAGATAGGGACAGTGGTGGCACAGAAGGAGTCAGAGCCAGAGAAGCACGAGACTCGCCAAAGAGTGGAGGAAGACAGAAAGCCTCAGATTGAGGCAGCTATTGTGAGAATAATGAAATCTAGAAGGGTCTTAGATCATAACAGCATTGTAACTGAGGTTACCACTCAATTGCAGTCCCGTTTCCTGCCAAATCCTGTTGTGATAAAGAAACGAATCGAATCTCTCATTGAGCGGGAGTTTTTAGAAAGGGACAAAGCAGACAGGAAACTGTATCGCTATCTTGCTTGA